Below is a genomic region from Pseudomonas extremaustralis.
GCCTGCAAGGCGATTTCGCGGCGTTTGTGCGCGGTGATATCCCCGGCCACCAGGTAGAAGCCCTGCGGACCGCGCTTGAGGCTGACCTCGAACCAGCGCAGCTCGCCGCATGGGTGCACGAAACGCAGGCGCTGGTTGAACGAGGTTTCGGGGCGCCGGCGCAGTTCATGCAAGGCCTGGCGCCACAGCGGGCGGTCCTCCTGGTGCACATAGTCGACGAGGTTGCGCTCGGCGCCCGGCGGTCCCATCAACTCGGCCCAGGCCAGGTTGAAGTGGGCAATCTGGCCGTTGTCGCGCAGGTGCAACAAGGCGGCGGGAAAACAATCCATCAGGTGCGCGGGCGGTGTCTGTGCCCAGGCTTCGGGGCTTTCCCTCATCTAATGACGCTCCTCGTGTTTGAGCAACGCGCCGCTGTGCACCCAGGCCGCCAGTTCCAGGCGCGAATGCAGGCCAAGTTTCTGCAACAGGCTGCGCACATAGATTTTCACCGTGCCGTCGCTGATCCCCAGTTCCCT
It encodes:
- a CDS encoding PAS domain-containing protein; this translates as MRESPEAWAQTPPAHLMDCFPAALLHLRDNGQIAHFNLAWAELMGPPGAERNLVDYVHQEDRPLWRQALHELRRRPETSFNQRLRFVHPCGELRWFEVSLKRGPQGFYLVAGDITAHKRREIALQASQRSSMSLLDSMPGLIYRGRNNRDWTMEFVSAGCLQLTGYPAERLVDNHEFTYNSLILAEDADYVWREVQYALSRQEPFELNYQIRCADQSIKHVWEKGVGIYADTCEVLGIEGAIFERKTP